ctcatatcatgtatgttaggaagatccatatagactttaagcatttcattggttgaggattggacaagatcaataccctaagttttctttaagttgttttcaatttccgctttcactcattcactttattgttgtagcttcaattctacaacccttacttttatttttatctttaagttaagttaaatacgctctttaatattccattacgcaaaacaaccaataatctctgtggttcgatcacccttactatagtacaatcgaaacgtactattgcgagtggtaaacttataaatttaaaatccacgtagccggttaGTCCCCTACCACTCTTGCTTGAGCAGTACTACCTAGAAGCTTAGTAGATTTTCTACTATTCAACATCAACTCTTCCTGCATCTTAGCTAGGGCATAAGCATCAGGCATGGTTTTCGGATTGAACATCCTGACTGGAAGACGAATCTTATCGCTTAGACCCCCTAGGAAACAACCACGCTTCAAATTGTCCAATAATCATGAGACTCTATTAGCCAAATACTCAAACCGTGACTTATACTCCTCCATACTACCAGTTTGCTTTAATTTTACTAGAGCCTCCATAAGATCATCATAAGACCCCTTGCCAAATCGAGTCCGGAGAGTTTTTAGAAACTCATTCCAAGTGATCAGGCTATGGCTATTTCGCAACTCTTGGAACCACACTAAGGCCTTGCTTTCCATACGGAAACCAGAGATAGTAAATCTCTGTTGGTTTGAAATTGCATAATAATCGAAAAACTGAGAGGAACGGTAGCACCAACCTTCAGGATCATTACCGTCAAATCTAGGAAAATCAAGGCGTAAAGGTCGAGTCTGAAAGGCATCACCTCCTGAAGAATCCGTCTGAAAGGCATGATCGGCATTCTTGCTGGTTTCTCCAAGTCCGTCATTAGCATCTACACACTTGACACTCCGGTTCTTTGAGCTTAAAATGTGAGCCAATCTGCCGAAATTGTTCTCCCTGCCTTTTAAGCATTCTGATCATTTCTTCTTGTGTCCGCTTAATCTCCTATTGAGATCGTTTGAATTCCTCCTAAGATCGGAGAGTAGATTGCACATCCGATTGATTATGCCGCACATTCGCCTGAACTTCCGAAACTACCGCGTGCAGCAACTGCAAACCATCCTGCACCTCCCGAACTTCAGCCGAAGTTGATCTTGTCTAAGTCATCGCAGTTGATCACAAATCAAGAGCAGAAACAATGGAtctaggctctgataccacttgtagcAGTACTGATCTGCTTTAAGAAATTGAGATAGAAATTTGAGGAGATTGAGGGAGAATTTgagaaaaaggaagaggaaatTTATGAGGAACAACAATGGAGACTATTGTATTCAACAACTGGCAGTTCGAGGCACCAAAACCCTCCAGATCCAAACAGTTTACAACTCGAATGAATGCCCCCCATTTTGTATAGGTCCCTTATTTATACTCCTGCCACATAAcataaatacaaccaacaaaATAGGCAAGCCTAAACGGCAGCGTTTTAATAGCAACAATAAACCGAACAGAAAATGAACTACAACACACTTCCTTATTCGATAGTACTCCACATATAATGAAGTCCACGTGTCACCAAGCTGAAAAGACAGCTTACAGAGACTTCCAATGTTCTTGAACGTTTTGGATTCCTAGAAGAGATGTGTTAGTTGCATAACCAAAAGTACACAATTTTTACATAACCAAAATATATTGGTGGAACCCATGCACGTAGGTCTCTTGGTTGTGTAAAAATTATGCACTTTTggttgtgcaaaaatcattttccttcgtGGAAAGGGTGATGTGGCACCCTatcattgaatttatcatttttctatggTCTTTGTGACAAATATTTGGATCCtccgttaaaaaaataaacgtcAGAGATGGCTCACCGAAAAAAATAACTCTActtctttttcatcattttatcatttaaaGCAAGCCATATGACTCACGTGCATGGTCCCACCAATGTATCTTGGTTATGTAAAAGTTGTGCACTTTTGGTtgtccaaaaatcattttccttcgtGAAAAGGGTGATGTGGCACCCTATCATTGAATTTACCATTTTTCTTTAGTCTTTGTGACAAATATTTGGAGAtcctccattaaaaaaaataaacgtcGGAGATGGCTCACCGAAAAAATAACTCGActtctttttcatcattttatcatttgaaGCAAGCCAATCAACAagtgatacaattcaagcaaaagttgatgaataaaaaaataaaaaaataaaagaagaagaagaagaattatgATTATGATAAAATTTGCATTGAGATTCTGTCATTCTGATAACTTTTGAATTCAGAATATAATGTGTTAGTTCTTATGTTGATTGTCGTACCCATCAAATGGAAGGCAGGACGAGTGGTTAACATTGATTAACTCTTCTTAATTCGATGAATTTACTAGAAATTGCAATTTTGGAAACCAccctctttttatatatatatatatatatataaaataaagaaaatcagTTTACTTAGGTTATTACCCATTGGGAAGCTtgataattgtatttttcaacGTGGTAATTTAAGATAGATAAGACCCATAATTAGTTAGCCATGAGCTTTCTTAACTGATAAGGCATGCTTTGTTTTTGTTGGTGTTGAACAATGACAATGAAAagactatgatttttttttattttttattttttaaagggagAATGTCATCATTTCATTAATAATCTCAAAGGGTAACATAGTTACAATCAAACTATCAATACATAGGCACAGAAAAACAAATACTCCACTACAATTAACCTAAAACTCAGAACATATTGATAGTTGCTACAAATAAACCTAGTCAACAGAAATGTGCCTCTGCGTTGAGATATGAAcctctacttgcactatggagtTGGTCACAATCTGTGCTTAAACGCAATGACCAGGCTAAATTTAACCCAAAGCAGACTATCAAATACATTCTGTTAAAAACAAACTGAAAAACATTCAAAACAGACTCTGCGGTCGGAAGGAGCACCACCAAGGACGGCGCGGTAGCACACGCGCCGTCGACAGAAGATCCCCTGCAACAGTCGAGCACCAGAAACCTCCGGGCGCCACCAAACAGGGCAAAATGTACGGAACGTGGCCATCACACGCGGCTCAAGATGTGAAGAACACCCTAGTGCGTGATGACCACGCGCCGATCACCGATGAGCTTTCCAGGCGAAGGAGGCATCGGCTGAACCAGAGGACGGCGACAAGCAAGGCTGGGGGACGCGTATCGACAAAAGGGTGGCGAAACAGCATAGATCTAGTCTCAAAGAttgataaaaattgaaatataggCAAGCCATTCCACCAACAACCGGCAGACTCACCCCCTCCGGAGCCTCTCTGGAGTGTTTTCCTGCCACAACcagagaaaaactaaaaaaactaagaaacCTACACAAACCTCCATAGTCCAAGAGGACTAGGAGGACTAAAACCACCACCGGAACAAGTCCGGGGGGACTCAAAACTCTACAGCCCTAGTGGCTGGGAGACTCCCAGCCTCTAGCCTCCACCGGAACAACCTAGGGGGGAACAAAACCTCTCTAGCCCTAAATGGTCTAAGAGAGGATGCAAAGACCGGGAGGAGGctgcctccctcccccggcaacCGACGCCCCTGCTGAAGAAAACTTTctggaaagagaagaagagctgAGAGAGTAGCAAGGGCTCTTTTTTAGTAAAGCCTGACAATGAAAAGACTtgagagaaggaaaaatgaaCTGCACATCACATGATGATAGGTGCACTTTGTTTAAACAATCATGTGGTTTTCATGCCGTCCAAAGGAGGGGTTGGCTCAGTGGATCACCGGAGGGGTTGGCTTAGTGACAAAAAAGCTTGCTCTCGTGAATAAAAaagtacactttttttttttaataaaattacactttttattgaggggggggggggggggggcgggttAAAGGTCCCCCCTATCATTTGTCCTCCATAGACACAATGTCAAGGAAACGAGACTCGTGCCTATTATCACGAATGAATCAAGCAAAACAGATCACCCTTGCTGCCAAAGacgtaaaaaaattaaattgctAGTTGAAATATAGAGCTTTCCCATATGATCTTACGAGTAAAACCAGAAAAAAGCCGCAACTTGAATCTGATGCAATTTTAACAAAAAGTAACATGAAAAGAGAAACAACAATCTCAAAATCAACAACAATAACTGATCCAAAAAGACCTAAGAAATGGAGAAACGGTTGCTTCACAACTAGCACAAGTCCTTAAGAGGCCTAGGAGGGTTTGAAGTGAAGTACAAAACAAAGTGATCAGAAGAGTATATTATCAAAACAAGAGGCAGTATTTTAAAGCAATCTAAGAATGTTGAAGTGGTCTCTCCCTTTTGCTTCTCTCATGCATCATGGATCATACAAAACTCCCAGTTAGCAACTCCACAAGCTCACTCTTCTTCATCTTTGAATACCCTTTTACACCACGAGACTTTGCAAGCGCCCTCAATTCTGGTAGCTTCAATGCACTCAAATCCCTGTGTTCACTCGTCGGTTCCACACCTACTTTCTTATCATTATAAGGATCGGTATCTGAAGTCTCACCTTCTGACAACTTAGCAAGCCTACCATCTGGAATGGTGACCTTGGGCTCAGGCTCAGGCTCAGGTTCAAGCTCCAACTCTGGCTCTGCCTCTAACTCTGGTTCCAACTCTTGTTCAGTTTTTAGATCATTCTCAACCTGATTTTCCTCTCTCTTCTCACTTGAATTCACATGTGGCATGATATTGATAGGGTCCTCACCAGAATAAATGGGCTGGTATTTCACACGAGGGACGGGAGACTTGCGCCGGAAATTTGACAAAGGCCTACTTAAAAAAGAAGCATCAGGTTCTTGGGCATCACTCTTCAAACTGCTATTTGAATTATAGAAGCTTGTACTTTTTCCTTCATTGTATAGGTCATTCTGTACTGGCTGCTCCGAAGTGAAGTTTTTGTTGCTGTCATTGCTCCTGCTGCTTCTCTTGCTTTGCTCAACTGAGTGTTTCCGCAATAACTTAAGGAGGGAATCCACAGTTTCACTCTCTTTGCCCTGCCCTTGCAAGGCTTcagtcttcttttcttctttgcttgCAGCTCTCTCCCGAAGCTGAGCCTGGACCTTTCTGAATAGCTCGACAATTTCCTTCTCCCTAGGTCCAGGGGCTGAAGTTACATGAAATTTCGGGGCACTGGAAAGCGAGAGCAATGGCCCATTTTTTGAAGATAACATATCGGATTCATTGAGGTTAtcaaagctctctctctcttcattttgCCTGTTCCTGTTTCTAGAATAACTGTGCCTGTTTTGTCTTGAGAAGTCTGGGTTTCTCCTATGACCACTAGAACTTGCTTGGCAGACAAAAGCTGCTCCCTTGGAAGCACATTTAAGTGATCTGATCTTGACCTGTGAATGTAATCTACAGCCAAAACGAGAAGGAGATATAGTGGCTGCTCTTCCAGAAACTCCTGAACAAGGGAGACATCCGCCTTCTACCACCCCACAACCTATAACAAAGCCAAGATCtatatgttagaatattgattaaattaattttattttatttttcctattagcttaagcttttgagagaagtagtgatttaacattgtaTCAGAGCAAAGGTCCTGAGTTCAAACTCTGTCTCCGTCattcacctctcatttcaattaaatattccacttgTTAAGAGAGTTTGAGCCCAGTAGCCCACacgtgaaagagagagagaaggggggtgttagaatattgattaaatgattaaatttactattttctattagcttaagcttttggaataagtggtgatttaacactatacataaaaaataaaaaataaaaaataaaagaagaagaagaagaagaagaatacatAATCATAGTGTGAGAAgctttccttttttaattatcACACACATATACACGTATGAGCCATCTGATGTGATTCCCatatgagaatatatatatatatatatccttccAAATTAGAATCATTtaaataccaaataaaaaagTTGATGCCACTTTTCGCTCCTATACATACccttattttttgatgaattcctATACATATCCTTATAAACATGCTAACTAAAACATAGCATGTCTCACAAGTTTGTGTCACAACTTATCTAAGCATGAAAGCACTCTGATCAAAAGCATGAAAATCAAGTATGGCCTAGCACAAAATTCATTCTGAAAGAGGATCAAACCAATATAACCGACACTATCTAAGGCTATCAAATACTTAAAACATCAACCAACCACTTATGCCATGTATTATATGATAGCAAAAGCATAAAATCCCAGATTAAGTTATTAACTTATCAAACCTCTATAGATTGAGTGGTCCCAACTCAATTTCTTACCCGCAGGCCaacacccaaaaagaaaaaataatactaCTTAATTGAGTCTAGAGAGAgatgaagaaaagaagacaagTGTCAAGGTGATGCTCATCAATACATTTTCAAGTTTTCTTCATATTAAAATAACCTGAGTCATTGTTAGCAATTTCAAACTTCAACTAATCAGAAAGCAGCCTCAGACTCTAATGTTCTTCTCTACAGATGAAGCCAAAATACAAGATGCAATATACTATAGTCCTGCTCCCAGCTCAACAAACATTCGAGACTGGAGAAAGCATTTCAACAAACAGATTGTGCGCAACATAAAATCCATCATAGCATACACATGGGATACTCAATTCCCATAAATTTTTCCAAACGTATTACAGCAAACAAGTCGATTTTCCCAGGCCCTTTTGGCGGCAACAACCAACATTCACACCCACATATACACGAACAAAAgcgagaaaaaaagaagaagaaaaatcttatTAAACAATCAAAACATGAATACCCATTTGAGAAATGTGGAAATTACACAAAAAACGATAATGGAGGACCCAGAAACCGcgtttttcctttctttttcctacTGTTTCTGAGGAaccaaacagaaagaaaaaagcacCAAAGGAAACTTGGGATTGTAGGATAAGTACCTGGAACGTTCTTGGAAATGAGGCCGACTGCTTGAGACATTGCTCTTGTACACAGAGAGCTtagagtgagtgagtgagtgtGTTCAGCGGTCGCTTTGCATTTTCTGGTGTCTGAGTTTTTCTCTAAGTCCCAAGGctttgttttcataattatatAGCCATTCTGCCATTGATAAGGGACTGGTAGGGTAATATGCGGTTTGGTGAGGGGCAAAATGGGGGAAGGAGGAAATGTATCAGGTTGTTTCGGGTTCGGGTTCGGGTTCGGGTTCGGGGTTGTGTGACTTGGATTTGCACCCTCCCATAATCCCATAAtcccattcttttttttttataaaaaaaaaaaaaaaaaatttattttacaatttgaACAAGGTAGCAATATTGGGCTAAATGTTCTAAAGATCTACTTTTGAGTTTGGGCGGTGCAATACGTCAATGTGATTTGCTCACCATTTTTTTCATTGATACAAAGATAGAATCACTATTTGTTATTCATGGATTACATTTGGttttatatacaaaaagaaattgTAACATCATGTATAAATGGCCGTACAATCATTCGATGTAACATACAGGGATAGAATCAATGGGGCCGTGCGAGAGATTAGGCTTAGCTCCTATTAAAATTAAGCTTAGTCTCTCGTTGATGCTTTGACCTCAATGAAAAATTATGATTATTGTTTACACAGTTTCCGAACAGTGACGTGTCGATCGTAGGGTAGTTCTTTTAACAGTGAGAGCCCGAAGAAGATTGCAGGGCCGATAGCCTTGGAATctgcaaaatagaaaaaaggggTTCGTCGGGGGTTGGCCGACGACGCCTCCTCCAATGATGAAGTTAATCGCTGCTTTTGTGAATATGAAAGAGAATAACAATTAATGCAATTGAGAAGTTAGGTGTTACCCATTTAAGATTTCTATTTATATCACATTCTTTTTGTGAGCTCGCACATGTGATCTTCACAATGCCGACTAGGACCAATTTAACTTTGATCTGACATGATCAGCGGTCATTTATAGTGTTCTGACCATTAGTATGATGAACTGGCCTGAACAGCGGTGCATGGCGCTGTTGTTCCCTCTGTACTTAGTCCTGATTGAACTGGCTGATCTCATGTCTAATAAATGACCAAAGATCTTCATAAATGAAGAGATCTTCCCTTTTGAACATATGCCGAATACCTAATCGATCGTCCAAGTGTCCAAGCATTACTCACTCGGATGCTCAGCACTAccatttctttttaaagaagCTTTTGGCTACGATGGACTCTTTTGATTGATGGGCCTGTTTCGCACTACCCCCCTCCATGGTATTGGTCCATCCTTGAGGCCCAATCCAATAATTCAAAGTATAATTACCCAACAATTATGTTCCTAATCGTACAAATATTTGATTTACTTTTGTTTGACTTAAATGATTTAAGAAAATCCTTTTTGTGTTGGGTAATGATTCTATTGTTTTATTTGTATGCATTTGATGGAAAGAAATCAAGTGATTGGCGTTGTGTTGCCATGGAAAATGAGGGCATCAACCAAATATGTTAGATGAAAATTAAGTGCAACTTCATTTTCGAAAACCCTAAATGATGAAGTCTTTCCGTTGCAAAAATGATTTATCTGGTTTCGATGctgtaaaataaaagaacacGATATTTGTTGTTAAAAAATGAACGATGAAGATTGATTTGAACTAACAGATTCATTTTAAACGGTACTAAAGTCTACAACAAAAAAAGTTGTTCAAACACAAAGCAAAAAATAGAGACGATGAAGCCAAAATACAAGATGCAATACACTATAGTCCTACTCCCAGCTCGAGGCATTGGCCACACAATCTCCATGGTTAAGCTTGGCAAGCTCATCCTCCACCACTACGGTCAGCTTAGCTTATGCCCCCAGGCACTCCAACAAATCTTGCCCTTATTATCGACATTTTTTGCACCTCTGCTCTTCCCATAGCCAAAGATCTCAACCTTCTTGTAACCctgttattatttattatttccaCTCTTTCGGTGTTTATTTTGTCACTGCCTTCTTATATCTCTCCAAGATCCAAGAGCAAACTAAAAAGAGCTTCAAGGACCTCCTCACCACCACTGAAAGAAACACACATGCCTGAACCGACACATGGTTTACAAATCACAAGATTTTACTCACTTTATGACTAAAGAATGAATTGAGTTGAAAATTGTTGATATGTTATTCTCCATCATTACTTGAACTACCATCATCATTGGGAGGACGAGGGTCTCTGTGCCAATGTGAAAGGAACGAGTTATCAACTTCCAAGAAGGATGTTAGTGGTGAGTAATCAACAAGAGTTGCAAGCAAATAGCATGGAGATCGCATGACCAATGCCTCAAGCTGGGAGTAGAACTATAGTGTCTTGCATCTTGTATTTTAGCTTTACTGTGTATATTTTTTGCTTCATGTTTGAACAACTTTTTTGAGTTAAATATCGTTAAACGAAACTGTTAATTCCTTTAAAAGATTGGCGTTCTCTATTTTAAAATATCTATCAATCAATTTTTACCGTccgttcttttattttatagcacaaaagccgAATCCAAAATAGATAACCCACTTGGAGCACCACACACAATAGTTCGCATCCGACGATGCTCAACACAAATAATAGTGTACATTTTCTCAATGAAGTCAACTTATAGGAACACCAAAGCaaatagcatttattttttcttttttatccacTAAAAATCAATTGGATTTGTCAACTTTTAAGCAAGGAAAAAGCATGCTGCACAACTTGACAACCTGTTGTGCGAGTATCAAACCCCTTTAAGCAATGAGCTCTATTTGTTAATGCATTTTaggactttttttatttatttatttatttatatatgtgtgtgtgtgtgtgtgtgtgtgtgtgtgtgtgtgtgtgtgtttggtttgAAATGTAACATAAAAGATGAAAgatgattttatgtttttaagagtagttttttaaattattttttaagagtaatttgtgtttaaattgtttgttaatgtttttgttttaagaaaacaaaacactaaggcaaaaagtaaaagttttatcaaatggAGCCAATCTTACACCCATCTCTAGAACCCCTCGCCCCTATAGGTAGAATTCAATTCC
The Alnus glutinosa chromosome 14, dhAlnGlut1.1, whole genome shotgun sequence genome window above contains:
- the LOC133857283 gene encoding rho-N domain-containing protein 1, chloroplastic gives rise to the protein MKTKPWDLEKNSDTRKCKATAEHTHSLTLSSLCTRAMSQAVGLISKNVPGCGVVEGGCLPCSGVSGRAATISPSRFGCRLHSQVKIRSLKCASKGAAFVCQASSSGHRRNPDFSRQNRHSYSRNRNRQNEERESFDNLNESDMLSSKNGPLLSLSSAPKFHVTSAPGPREKEIVELFRKVQAQLRERAASKEEKKTEALQGQGKESETVDSLLKLLRKHSVEQSKRSSRSNDSNKNFTSEQPVQNDLYNEGKSTSFYNSNSSLKSDAQEPDASFLSRPLSNFRRKSPVPRVKYQPIYSGEDPINIMPHVNSSEKREENQVENDLKTEQELEPELEAEPELELEPEPEPEPKVTIPDGRLAKLSEGETSDTDPYNDKKVGVEPTSEHRDLSALKLPELRALAKSRGVKGYSKMKKSELVELLTGSFV